The DNA window CGGCGATCATCTGTCGGCGCAGGCGGGCGAACGCGATGGTGCGGAGTTCCGAACCGTCCCCGGTGTACTGCTCGAGCGCATTGGCCACGAAGCTCGCATTGGTCCGCAGGCGGGTGAGCACCTGTTCCTCGTCGGCGTCCGTCGTCAGCTCGTCGAGGCGGGACAGGCCGGCCGTCTGGACCTCCGCCATCAGCATCAGCTGCTCGACGCGCTCCTGGCTGTGGTTCGGCGGCGGGAGGTGGAGTGCGCGGATGATCGCCGGCAGCGCGAGCCCCGAGAGGAGGGTGCCGACGACCACGACGAACGCCAGGAACTGCAGGAACTCGCGGGAGGGGGTGTCCTCCGGGAGCAGGAACACGGCGGCAAGGGTGACCACGCCGCGGACACCGGCTGCGGAGACGGCGATCCCGTTCCCCCACGACCAACTGCGTTCACGGAGTCGTCTGGGCCCGAGGCGGTAGATCGCCGTGACCGTCATCTCCCAGACGAAGCGCGAGACGATGAGCGCCGCGAGCACCCCGACACTGATGAACACGGTCGGCCAGAGCCCCGGTCCGGTCTGGATCGCTCCCTCGAGGATGCCTGCCAGGTTGAGGCCGATGAACAGGAAGACGGCGTTCTCGAGCAGGAACTGGATGGTGCGCCAGTTGAGCGACTCCGCGATGCGTGCCTCGGCCGATTGCACGATGGGCGCCCGGTAGCCGAGCAGCAGGCCGGCCGAGACGACGGCCAGCACGCCGGAACCGTGGATCGCCTGCGCCAGGAGGAACGCGAGGAACGGGGTGATCAGCGACAGGCAGGTGTCGAGCACTGGTGCGCGCAGGCGTCGGCGGACCTCCGAGAGGATCCAGCCGACCGCGAGACCGACGCCGACACCGGCGACGACCTCGATGACGAACTCACCGGCGATCATCACCGGGTTGACGACGCTCGTGATGGCGAGGATCGAGGCGTTGAGTGCGACGAGCGCGGTGGCGTCGTTCAACAGGCTCTCGCCCTCGAGGATGGTGAGCACCCGCCGGGGGAGTCCGAGACGGCCGGCGATCGCGCTCACGGCGACGGCGTCGGTC is part of the Plantibacter sp. Leaf314 genome and encodes:
- a CDS encoding sodium:proton antiporter, producing the protein MDPVALISWIVVFVVVTVTVSGLSGRAGVSAPVALVLVGGVASFIPAVPTVEIEPDLILYGLLPPLLFASAIRISLIDIRARNDGIILLSVGAVAFTVVSVGFASWLLIPSITLAAAFAFAAVIAPTDAVAVSAIAGRLGLPRRVLTILEGESLLNDATALVALNASILAITSVVNPVMIAGEFVIEVVAGVGVGLAVGWILSEVRRRLRAPVLDTCLSLITPFLAFLLAQAIHGSGVLAVVSAGLLLGYRAPIVQSAEARIAESLNWRTIQFLLENAVFLFIGLNLAGILEGAIQTGPGLWPTVFISVGVLAALIVSRFVWEMTVTAIYRLGPRRLRERSWSWGNGIAVSAAGVRGVVTLAAVFLLPEDTPSREFLQFLAFVVVVGTLLSGLALPAIIRALHLPPPNHSQERVEQLMLMAEVQTAGLSRLDELTTDADEEQVLTRLRTNASFVANALEQYTGDGSELRTIAFARLRRQMIAAEREALLAARAEGRYQEPAVAAVLAAIDAEEATLKAMTPKPPRS